The Halomonas sp. KG2 genome contains a region encoding:
- a CDS encoding NAD(P)H-dependent oxidoreductase subunit E — MTVQTVTPKRRFRGKPRGRELDPIRLEGLRELLGDERNDAALRRRDLLIEHLHALQDARGHLLLADLRALATYMNLPMAAIYETATFYAHFDVIHDDQEVPPALTIRVCDSLACQLAGAEALKAQLEANVDIEQVRVLRAPCMGRCDTAPVVEVGHHHLGRADAAQVQAAIDGDDTHPEPIDWQRLDNYRSEDGFALLQACRNGEVTVEALMEVMQQANLRGLGGAGFPTFKKWHFVRQEAGPRYCAINADEGEPGTFKDRYYLERSPHQFLEGALISAWAIDAEALYIYLRDEYPALHVVLREAIGELEAAGLVAPGYIVLRRGAGAYICGEESAMIESLEGKPGKPRHRPPFVAQKGLFDRPTLVNNVETVYWIPMIWQRGAESFSSQGRHGRVGLRSFSVSGRVKHPGVYLAPAGITLSELIDEYCGGMAEGHRLAAYLPGGASGGILPATKANIPLDFDTLQEHGCFIGSAAVIVLSDQDNLRGVATNLLAFFADESCGQCTPCRVGTEKMLTLLERNEWDAGLMTQLSQVMIDASICGLGQAAPNPVLGLLKDFRSELAAQNVIVKG; from the coding sequence ATGACCGTCCAGACCGTGACCCCCAAGCGCCGCTTTCGCGGCAAGCCCCGCGGCCGTGAACTCGATCCCATCCGTCTTGAGGGATTGCGTGAACTGCTGGGCGATGAACGCAACGATGCTGCATTGCGCCGACGCGATTTATTGATCGAACACCTGCATGCTCTTCAGGATGCCCGAGGGCATTTATTGTTGGCAGACCTGCGTGCCCTGGCAACTTATATGAACCTGCCTATGGCGGCGATCTATGAGACAGCGACCTTTTATGCTCACTTCGATGTCATTCATGACGACCAGGAAGTGCCCCCGGCGTTGACCATCCGCGTTTGCGACTCTCTGGCTTGCCAGTTAGCTGGCGCTGAGGCGCTTAAAGCGCAGTTGGAAGCAAACGTCGATATCGAGCAGGTACGGGTGTTGCGCGCGCCATGCATGGGGCGCTGCGACACAGCGCCCGTCGTGGAGGTCGGCCATCACCACTTGGGTCGAGCCGATGCGGCTCAAGTTCAGGCAGCTATTGATGGCGACGACACTCACCCCGAACCTATCGATTGGCAACGACTTGATAACTATCGCAGCGAGGATGGTTTTGCACTGCTCCAGGCCTGCCGCAACGGGGAAGTAACGGTTGAAGCATTGATGGAAGTGATGCAGCAGGCCAACCTTCGCGGCTTAGGGGGCGCGGGTTTTCCTACTTTTAAGAAATGGCACTTTGTGCGTCAGGAGGCTGGCCCCCGCTACTGTGCCATTAATGCCGACGAGGGCGAACCCGGTACCTTTAAGGATCGTTATTATCTGGAGCGTTCGCCGCACCAGTTTCTTGAAGGCGCCTTGATCAGTGCTTGGGCGATAGACGCCGAGGCGCTGTATATCTACCTACGCGATGAGTATCCAGCGTTACATGTCGTGCTGCGCGAGGCGATTGGTGAGCTTGAGGCCGCTGGCCTAGTGGCGCCGGGATATATCGTGCTACGCCGCGGGGCGGGTGCTTACATCTGCGGCGAAGAGTCGGCGATGATTGAGTCCCTCGAAGGCAAGCCGGGCAAGCCCCGCCATCGTCCTCCGTTTGTGGCTCAGAAAGGGCTCTTTGACCGCCCAACGCTGGTCAATAACGTCGAGACCGTCTACTGGATTCCGATGATCTGGCAGCGCGGCGCTGAGTCTTTCTCCAGTCAAGGACGCCATGGCCGCGTGGGGCTGCGCAGTTTCTCGGTGTCGGGGCGCGTTAAGCATCCTGGCGTTTATCTGGCGCCTGCTGGCATCACGCTAAGCGAGTTAATTGACGAGTATTGTGGCGGCATGGCGGAAGGTCACCGTTTGGCGGCTTATCTGCCTGGTGGCGCCTCTGGCGGCATTCTGCCCGCCACTAAAGCCAATATTCCTCTCGACTTCGACACCCTCCAGGAGCACGGTTGTTTTATCGGCTCGGCCGCGGTGATCGTGCTTTCTGATCAGGACAATCTGCGCGGGGTTGCTACCAACCTACTGGCTTTCTTCGCCGATGAGTCTTGTGGCCAATGCACGCCGTGTCGGGTGGGAACCGAAAAAATGCTCACCCTGCTTGAGCGTAATGAATGGGATGCTGGGCTTATGACGCAGCTTTCCCAAGTGATGATAGATGCCTCTATTTGCGGGCTGGGACAGGCGGCACCTAACCCAGTATTGGGCTTGCTCAAGGATTTTCGCAGTGAACTGGCTGCCCAGAACGTTATCGTCAAGGGATAA